The following proteins are co-located in the Festucalex cinctus isolate MCC-2025b chromosome 15, RoL_Fcin_1.0, whole genome shotgun sequence genome:
- the myo18b gene encoding unconventional myosin-XVIIIb isoform X1 has translation MALSSRLKLWEKKIQEENHPVVASIPPPPPSGGFLKQLVRDSEKETKQKEPDVKDEKPQPSKLSDNLVQQFLLPDQTPPILEAEMLLRAEKQGQGAGPALPPRLPSSQRSAVLPGQTRWEVTPEPFTGGRPESLREEERVEKMEETLEERQEPEGRLADATVMECDMVKVKDVWYEAGAVWYVHKDGFTLATQMKPDEGTPELPQGRARLRLHSDGSLLDVDEDHIDTCNPVHLDLCEDLSELHSVNESSVLHTLISRAKANMPLTHAGPNLINFWPPLQTHNKAPKSRRGESCWEAPPALAALVKRVYVSAVDSRRDHCVCATGRSGTGKTATCQAFAIALLKQAGTAGPNMSVERVQAMFTVLKSFGCVASAHSDASSRFAMLFSLDFNHAGRAAAGQLQTIMLDKWHVCHMTEGESNFLVFSQMLAGLGTEMRSELRLHQLPERHSFGIVPPTKVEEKQRASVAFAKLLVAMETLGFSAGEQKAIWHVLAGIYHLGAAGACKVGRRQFLNFDSAQVASSVLGCEGEELHTFVFKHHLRQLLQRATGGAREHDSVARAEEGPRLTAAQCVDGMASGLYQQLFAAIVSLINRSLSGQQLALASVTVVDTPGLRNPRHAAHRRAANFSDLAHNYLQERLAQQRYAHAFTNAARTYAQENIAVDLECPEANPADVVSAIDRPPPQVRAAGDSPRGLLWALDEEMLLTPASDEGAALARVCRHYGTSVRQCEQALHCEVQHLTGKDAVRYDLSGWFGVLQHNPAAANAAELLRDSHVAPVKSLFASDAGWSRSGGVCGGVCGLEGWSQRSLQRSSTIRKTLSGGAAALRRHSPCVAVKLQADALLNVMRRAKPVFLQCVSAKTDAAGAFHVAELRTQLKAAQTLATLRAYRAGQRHARTRTPTLFTSCHQRVLCRLPGSHDAERLPLPLPGLGSAHHEALRLHVCQPRREEGRGRAAGRLGPGSQERRGRRQSGADEARRAAPAGGPAGPAGDGLAGPPSGGLRRPPGQTQVPHAPGAAHGGALPAEEPASAARRVAVELVEALLPTAPPAGRQHGQREAARQRSTHTQTNVTCTCACSLLKCEKSNFQAAQKGPWSVRIVAAHFYANPIDAWRRPLLSASRIALLHFQVRVRARVCVFVCLQDEILGLRKHLEKSEKERKDLRQTLDACETKLTAVTSELSDERFRGDALGQALDVERAERLRLGKDNKELQVRLDQCKVAMETLEKTVAEEGEKICTLESQKVAGTESELVLQLECCQTEVDFLRRRLQQTEDKVEAERRARQQADDKVASLQAQLDESKRAVTELKRRNRRVANELHDARVMTDNLHNRAHQLERKQRRFDGELAAALADADGEREMKDKTLQEQAALGVQIFTLRRDLQESRAEACRLLQQKDELCSQIRDLSVHLTADSLPELKKRVRHLEGVASEREEEVAKLSATVEQQQQVHVRAELEMARVKQMHQKELEDKEEELEDVHGSSQRRLRQLEMQLEQEYEEKQMVIHEKHDLEGLVATLCEQVGHRDFDVEKKLRRDLKRTHALLADAQTLLDAVQSGRSPDCGTKEQLERLHCQLEESESRRRELESVQTSLTRELEDVQIQLDSVSKQKTLADDELCILRREKVDLLKRLEEDQDDLNQLMSKHKALIAQSSGDIAQIRDLQAELEELKKQRHGLQEELQQQASRLRFLEASTVGRSIVSKQEARVCDLENKLEFSKGQVKRFEVLVLRLRDSAVRLGEELEQSAQSEARERDNARYFQQRLEDARVEMEELSRWQQDAGRRRMELELQVEELTAIRQTLQADLETSIRRIVDLQAALEEVRSSDDSDSDRESSAGSVGTEDAGEGGVPAWRGSRAGGSSCGGSRGGRRSAADSSSTYSFRSRTDPDEDDRSAGRPAADASPGPVRAASSSALSELLEGLRKRRAGGDADGPPGGGGGGVSLPVYQSTAASALRRRASARPLAEEAGPGILKPSSPLLPRSAPDACDAPTPLPSLPRLSSLASSDVAGRPPSPERRPEEDREQPGRPASTLGRPPQAPRRCALTTLLSEDASEGTPAPGGAVFRNRRLPGESDAASVASDVLPAIRRAQSAGSLAGSARGGGGGGRRALSVHFGELPPSTRRRGGSDTGSSGSGGSAGSGEPVRPRRRSDGPTGERLEAEGSEGGEGGQGDVAAVMRKYLNKEIN, from the exons ATGGCGCTGTCGTCACGCTTAAAACTTTGGGAAAAGAAG ATTCAGGAGGAGAACCATCCGGTGGTGGCCTCCatccccccgccgcccccctctGGCGGCTTCCTCAAGCAGCTGGTCCGAGATTCCGAGAAGGAAACCAAACAAAAGGAGCCCGACGTCAAAGACGAAAAGCCA CAGCCGAGCAAGCTAAGCGACAACTTGGTCCAGCAGTTCCTGCTTCCCGATCAGACGCCGCCCATCCTGGAGGCTGAGATGTTGCTGCGAGCCGAAAAGCAAGGGCAAGGCGCCGGCCCCGCCCTCCCGCCCCGCCTGCCCTCATCCCAGAGGAGCGCTGTCCTCCCCGGTCAGACCCGATGGGAGGTCACCCCAGAGCCGTTCACCGGAGGACGGCCCGAGAGTCTGCGGGAGGAAGAGCGAGTGGAGAAGATGGAGGAAACGTTGGAGGAACGTCAAGAACCAGAGGGAAGACTCGCGGACGCCACCGTGATGGAGTGCGACATGGTGAAG GTGAAGGACGTGTGGTACGAGGCCGGCGCCGTTTGGTACGTACACAAGGACGGATTCACGCTGG CCACTCAGATGAAGCCTGACGAGGGGACGCCCGAACTCCCCCAAGGCCGCGCGAGACTCCGCCTACACTCTGACGGCTCGCTGCTCGACGTGGACGAAGACCACATCGACACA TGCAACCCCGTCCACCTGGACCTGTGCGAGGACCTGAGCGAGCTCCACAGCGTCAACGAGAGCAGCGTCCTGCACACGCTAATTAGCCGCGCTAAGGCTAACATGCCGCTAACTCACGCCGGACCCAATCTGATCAACTTCTGGCCGCCCCTGCAGACCCACAACAAG GCTCCAAAATCTCGGAGGGGCGAGTCGTGCTGGGAGGCTCCACCCGCCCTGGCTGCCCTTGTCAAGCGGGTGTACGTGTCGGCGGTGGACTCCCGTCGGGATCATTGCGTCTGCGCCACGGGTCGCAGCGGCACCGGCAAGACGGCGACGTGCCAGGCCTTCGCCATCGCGCTGCTCAAGCAAGCCGGAACCGCCGGACCCAACATGAGCG TGGAACGTGTGCAGGCCATGTTTACGGTGTTGAAGTCTTTCGGCTGCGTGGCTTCGGCGCACAGCGACGCCTCGTCGCGCTTCGCCATGCTCTTCTCGTTGGACTTCAACCACGCCGGGCGAGCCGCCGCTGGACAGCTGCAG ACGATAATGTTGGACAAATGGCACGTTTGTCACATGACGGAAGGCGAGAGCAACTTCCTGGTCTTCTCGCAGATGCTAGCGGGACTTGGCACGGAGATGAG GTCGGAGCTGCGCCTGCACCAGCTTCCAGAGCGACATTCCTTCGGCATCGTCCCTCCGACCAAG GTGGAGGAAAAGCAGCGAGCGTCGGTGGCCTTCGCCAAGCTGCTGGTCGCCATGGAAACGCTTGGCTTCAGCGCCGGCGAGCAGAAGGCCATCTGGCACGTGTTGGCTGGGATTTACCATCTGGGGGCGGCGGGGGCCTGCAAAG TGGGGCGGAGACAGTTTTTGAATTTTGACAGCGCTCAGGTGGCTAGCAGCGTGCTAGGCTGCGAGGGGGAGGAGCTTCACACCTTTGTCTTCAAGCATCACCTCCGGCAGCTGCTGCAGAGGGCCACCGGGGGCGCCAGAGAGCACGACAGCGTTGCCCGGGCCGAAGAGG GTCCCAGACTGACGGCGGCGCAGTGCGTGGACGGGATGGCGTCGGGTCTCTACCAGCAACTTTTCGCTGCCATCGTCTCGCTCATCAACAG ATCCCTGAGCGGCCAGCAGTTGGCGCTGGCGTCGGTGACGGTGGTGGAcacgccgggcctgaggaaccCTCGCCACGCCGCGCACCGGCGGGCCGCCAACTTCAGCGACTTGGCGCACAACTACCTGCAGGAACGACTCGCGCAGCAGCGCTACGCGCACGCCTTCACAAACGCCGCGCGCACATACGCGCAG GAGAACATCGCGGTGGATTTGGAGTGCCCGGAAGCGAACCCGGCCGACGTGGTGTCGGCCATCGACCGGCCGCCTCCACAG GTGCGCGCGGCGGGCGACTCCCCCCGCGGTCTCCTGTGGGCGCTGGACGAGGAGATGCTGCTGACGCCGGCGTCCGATGAGGGCGCCGCCCTGGCGCGCGTCTGCCGTCATTACGGCACCAGCG TGCGTCAGTGCGAGCAAGCGCTGCACTGCGAAGTTCAGCACCTGACGGGGAAGGACGCGGTGCGCTACGACCTGAGCGGATGGTTCGGCGTGCTGCAGCACAACCCGGCGGCCGCCAACGCCGCCGAGCTGCTGCGCGACTCGCACGT CGCGCCGGTGAAGTCGCTGTTCGCGTCGGACGCGGGATGGTCACGAAGCGGCGGCGTGTGCGGCGGCGTGTGCGGCCTGGAGGGCTGGAGCCAGCGCTCGCTGCAGAGGAGCAGCACCATCCGCAAGACGCTGAGCGGCGGCGCGGCGGCGCTGCGCAGACACTCGCCGTGCGTCGCCGTCAAGCTGCAGGCC GACGCCCTGCTCAACGTGATGCGCCGCGCCAAGCCCGTCTTCCTGCAGTGCGTCAGCGCCAAGACGGACGCGGCCGGCGCCTTCCACGTGGCCGAGCTCAGGACGCAACTGAAGGCGGCGCAGACGCTGGCCACGCTGCGCGCCTACCGCGCGGGTCAGcgtcacgcacgcacacgcacgccgaCGCTCTTCACGTCATGCCATCAACGTGTTTTGTGCAGGTTACCCGGATCACATGACGCTGAGCGACTTCCGCTGCCACTTCCAGGCCTTGGCTCCGCCCATCATGAAGCGTTACGCCTCCATGTTTGTCAGCCACGACGAGAGGAAG GCCGTGGACGAGCTGCTGGCCGACTTGGACCTGGATCCCAAGAGCGTCGCGGTCGGCGCCAGTCGG GTGCTGATGAAGCGCGGCGCGCTGCGCCAGCTGGAGGCCCGGCGGGACCTGCAGGTGACGGGCTGGCTGGTCCACCTTCAGGCGGCTTGCGTCGGCCACCTGGCCAGACGCAGGTACCGCACGCTCCAG GTGCAGCACATGGCGGTGCGTTGCCTGCAGAGGAACCTGCGAGCGCTGCGCGGCGTGTCGCGGTGGAGCTGGTGGAAGCTCTTCTGCCGACTGCGCCCCCTGCTGGACGTCAACATGGACAACGAGAGGCTGCGCGCCAAAGAAGTacgcacacgcaaacaaacGTTACGTGCACTTGTGCTTGCTCGTTGCTCAAATGTGAGAAAAGCAATTTTCAAGCGGCCCAAAAAGGACCTTGGAGCGTTCGGATTGTCGCCGCCCACTTTTATGCCAATCCAATTGACGCCTGGCGACGCCCCCTGCTGTCTGCCAGTCGCATCGCTTTGTTGCACTTTcaagtgcgtgtgcgcgcgcgtgtttgcgtgtttgtgtgtttgcaggACGAAATTTTGGGGCTGAGAAAACATTTGGAAAAGTCCGAGAAAGAACGAAAAGACTTGAGACAAACGCTGGACGCCTGCGAAACCAAA CTGACGGCTGTCACCTCGGAACTGAGTGACGAGCGTTTCCGTGGCGACGCGCTGGGTCAGGCGCTGGATGTTGAGCGGGCCGAGAGGCTGAGACTCGGCAAGGACAACAAAGAACTGCAG GTTCGCCTGGACCAGTGCAaggttgccatggagacacTGGAGAAAACTGTGGCGGAAGAAGGTGAAAAGATTTGCACGCTGGAGAGTCAGAAAGTGGCAGGAACAG AGAGCGAACTGGTCCTGCAGCTGGAGTGCTGCCAGACGGAGGTGGACTTCCTGCGGCGCCGTCTGCAGCAGACAGAGGACAAGGTGGAGGCGGAACGGCGCGCTCGGCAGCAGGCGGACGACAAg GTGGCGTCGCTGCAGGCTCAGCTGGACGAGTCCAAGCGCGCGGTGACGGAGCTGAAACGTCGCAACCGGCGcgtggccaacgagctgcacgACGCCAGGGTGATGACGGACAATCTGCACAATCGGGCGCACCAGCTGGAACGCAAACAACGACG CTTTGACGGCGAGCTGGCGGCGGCGTTAGCGGACGCTGACGGCGAGCGGGAGATGAAGGACAAAACCCTGCAGGAGCAGGCCGCGCTGGGGGTGCAGATTTTCACGCTGCGCCGAGACCTCCAG GAGAGCCGCGCGGAGGCCTGCCGCCTGCTCCAGCAGAAGGACGAGTTGTGCAGCCAGATCCGAGACCTCAGCGTCCATCTGACGGCCGACTCGCTGCCCGAGTTGAAGAAGCGAGTGCGCCACCTGGAGGGCGTGGCCAgcgagagggaggaggaggtggcCAAACTCAGCGCCACTGTggaacagcagcagcag GTTCACGTGCGCGCCGAGTTGGAGATGGCGCGAGTGAAGCAGATGCACCAAAAGGAGCTGGAGGACAAAGAGGAGGAGCTGGAGGACGTGCACGGGTCGTCTCAGAGGCGG CTGAGACAGCTCGAGATGCAGCTGGAGCAAGAATAcgaggagaagcagatggtcATCCACGAGAAGCACGACCTGGAAGGCCTGGTGGCCACGCTGTGCGAACAG GTGGGCCACCGCGACTTTGACGTGGAGAAGAAGCTGAGGCGAGACCTGAAGAGGACTCACGCGCTTCTGGCCGACGCGCAGACCCTGCTGGACGCCGTCCAAAGCGGGCGGAGCCCCGACTGCGGGACCAAGGAGCAACTGGAAAGACTTCACTGTCAG TTGGAGGAGAGCGAATCCCGGCGGCGTGAGCTGGAGAGCGTCCAGACGAGCTTGACGCGGGAGCTGGAGGACGTTCAGATTCAACTGGACAGCGTCTCCAAGCAGAAGACTTTG GCGGACGACGAACTTTGCATCCTCCGGCGGGAGAAAGTGGACCTGCTCAAACGTCTGGAAGAGGACCAGGACGACCTCAACCAACTCATGAGCAAACACAAAGCGCTCATCGCGCAG TCATCCGGCGACATCGCTCAGATCCGAGACTTGCAGGCCGAGCTGGAGGAGCTGAAGAAGCAGCGACACGGCCTGCAGGAGGAG CTCCAGCAGCAGGCGTCCCGGCTGCGCTTCCTGGAGGCGTCCACCGTGGGGCGCAGCATCGTCAGCAAGCAGGAAGCGCGCGTGTGCGACCTGGAGAACAAGCTGGAGTTCAGCAAAGGTCAAGTCAAAAGGTTTGAG gTGCTGGTGCTGCGGCTACGTGACAGTGCGGTGCGCCTGGGGGAGGAGCTGGAGCAGAGCGCGCAGTCGGAGGCGCGCGAGCGCGACAACGCCCGCTACTTCCAGCAGCGACTTGAGGACGCGCGCGTGGAAATGGAGGAGCTGAGCCGGTGGCAGCAGGACGCCGGCAGACGCCGCATGGAGCTG GAGCTGCAGGTGGAGGAGCTGACGGCCATCCGGCAGACGTTGCAGGCCGACCTGGAGACGTCCATCCGCCGCATCGTCGACCTGCAGGCCGCCTTGGAGGAGGTCCGCTCCAGCGACGACAGCGACAGCGACAG GGAATCCAGCGCCGGCTCCGTCGGGACGGAGGACGCGGGCGAAGGCGGCGTCCCGGCTTGGCGAGGTTCACGTGCCGGAGGATCGTCCTGCGGCGGCAGTCGGGGTGGCCGCCGGTCGGCGGCCGATTCCAGCAGCACGTACAGTTTCCG ctcccgcacggaCCCGGACGAGGACGACCGGAGCGCAGGACGTCCGGCGGCAGACGCCAGCCCGGGTCCGGTCCGGGCGGCGTCCTCGTCCGCTCTGTCCGAGCTTCTTGAAGGACTTCGCAAGAGGCGGGCGGGCGGCGACGCGGACGGCCCgccgggcggcggcggaggcggcgTCTCGCTTCCCGTTTATCAAAGCACGGCGGCGTCCGCTCTGCGCCGCCGGGCCTCGGCACGCCCCCTGGCGGAAGAAGCCGGTCCGGGCATCCTGAAGCCGTCGTCTCCCCTCCTGCCCCGCTCGGCCCCCGACGCCTGCGACGCTCCGACCCCGCTGCCGTCGCTGCCCCGCCTTTCGTCTTTGGCGTCCTCGGATGTCGCCGGCCGGCCGCCCTCCCCCGAGCGGCGCCCCGAAGAGGACCGGGAGCAACCCGGGCGCCCGGCGTCGACCCTTGGGCGACCCCCGCAGGCGCCCCGCCGCTGCGCGCTGACGACTTTGCTCTCCGAGGACGCGTCCGAGGGCACGCCGGCGCCCGGAGGCGCCGTCTTCCGGAACCGCCGCCTCCCGGGCGAGTCGGACGCGGCGTCGGTGGCGTCCGACGTCCTCCCCGCCATCCGCAGGGCTCAGTCGGCCGGCAGCCTGGCCGGATCGGcgcgcggcggtggcggcggcggccgccggGCTCTCAGCGTCCATTTCGGAGAGCTGCCGCCCTCCACTCGGCGCCGCGGGGGCTCCGACACGGGCTCGTCCGGGTCCGGAGGCTCGGCGGGAAGCGGCGAGCCGGTGCGGCCCCGCCGCCGCTCGGACGGGCCGACGGGAGAGCGGCTGGAAGCCGAGGGCAGCGAGGGCGGCGAGGGCGGCCAAGGCGACGTGGCCGCCGTCATGAGGAAGTACCTCAACAAGGAAATCAACTGA